The Lentzea guizhouensis genome contains a region encoding:
- a CDS encoding ATP-binding protein, translating into MRELLTNVARHAGGASAELVVSRAGAGAVVVVRDGGPGFVVEDVPEHRRGLRASVVERVAAVGGAAEVESAPGTGRRPA; encoded by the coding sequence GTGCGGGAGCTCCTGACGAACGTGGCACGGCACGCGGGTGGCGCCTCGGCGGAGCTGGTGGTGTCGCGGGCCGGTGCTGGTGCGGTCGTGGTGGTGAGGGACGGCGGGCCGGGGTTCGTCGTCGAGGACGTGCCGGAGCACCGGCGTGGGTTGCGCGCCTCGGTGGTGGAGCGGGTGGCGGCTGTCGGTGGGGCGGCGGAGGTCGAGTCGGCGCCGGGGACGGGACGACGACCCGCCTGA
- a CDS encoding YbaB/EbfC family nucleoid-associated protein has protein sequence MGEDILDPGGAVERLTAWKGRIDKLAADTRAMSERIQQVRVVVADPGGLAEVTVDSTGALVDLRLTDRIQRTRPEAVAQAVLTTLTTARRQLAERSREIVADTVGTDSATGRAVVAHVERLPGGGATASPHDETFDDQSYLRR, from the coding sequence ATGGGCGAGGACATCCTCGATCCGGGTGGTGCCGTGGAGCGGTTGACGGCGTGGAAGGGCCGGATCGACAAGCTCGCCGCCGACACGCGCGCGATGAGCGAGCGGATCCAGCAGGTGCGGGTGGTGGTGGCTGATCCCGGTGGGCTCGCGGAGGTCACGGTCGACTCCACCGGTGCGCTGGTCGACCTGCGGCTGACCGACCGGATCCAGCGGACCCGGCCGGAGGCAGTCGCGCAGGCGGTGCTGACGACGTTGACCACGGCACGTCGGCAACTCGCTGAACGGTCGCGGGAGATCGTCGCGGACACGGTCGGCACCGACTCGGCGACCGGGCGGGCGGTCGTGGCGCACGTCGAACGGCTGCCGGGTGGCGGGGCGACGGCGTCGCCGCACGACGAGACCTTCGACGACCAGTCCTACCTGCGGAGGTGA
- a CDS encoding WXG100 family type VII secretion target has protein sequence MTDQSLIAHEQSTREVWTGAGLADSVEGLVDAIKTEGWVDDALAGATLGVEAAATVMDPFSALLANGLGWAMEYFEPLREMLDELTGKPDLVRAHAATWNKIAVELGQMATALGSHVESDLPDWHGEAADAYRSMMGCNVEALGGLSAISAALAEATEGAGGLVELTREIVRDLIADLVARVVVWAVEAIFAVTIPVVAAQIAAAVVKWAGRILTYTMALVASLTNLKKLLEG, from the coding sequence ATGACCGATCAGTCGTTGATCGCCCACGAGCAGTCGACCCGGGAGGTGTGGACGGGAGCAGGTCTCGCGGACAGCGTCGAAGGCCTCGTGGACGCGATCAAGACCGAGGGCTGGGTCGACGACGCCCTCGCCGGCGCCACTTTGGGCGTCGAGGCCGCGGCGACGGTCATGGATCCGTTCAGCGCGTTGCTGGCCAACGGGTTGGGCTGGGCGATGGAGTACTTCGAGCCACTGCGCGAGATGCTCGACGAACTGACCGGCAAGCCCGATCTGGTCCGCGCGCACGCGGCGACGTGGAACAAGATCGCCGTGGAGCTGGGGCAGATGGCCACCGCCCTCGGCTCGCACGTCGAGAGCGATCTGCCTGACTGGCACGGGGAAGCCGCGGACGCCTACCGCAGCATGATGGGTTGCAACGTCGAAGCGCTCGGCGGCCTGTCCGCGATCTCCGCGGCGCTCGCGGAGGCCACCGAGGGCGCGGGCGGCCTCGTGGAGCTGACCCGTGAGATCGTCCGCGACCTGATCGCCGACCTGGTGGCGAGGGTGGTCGTCTGGGCGGTCGAGGCCATCTTCGCCGTGACCATCCCCGTTGTCGCGGCGCAGATCGCAGCGGCCGTGGTCAAGTGGGCGGGCCGCATCCTCACCTACACGATGGCGCTGGTGGCCAGCTTGACCAACCTCAAGAAGCTGCTCGAAGGGTGA
- a CDS encoding type VII secretion target, with amino-acid sequence MQQGFRVDPEQIRRHATNVEAVAARFGAVEAASAHVAQDDQAYGLLCGWISAVLEGRHVRQDELVAFVAENLALAAASLRATADHYLAADEGTATALRPTGGEGAAR; translated from the coding sequence GTGCAGCAGGGCTTCCGTGTGGACCCGGAGCAGATCCGGCGGCACGCGACCAACGTCGAAGCGGTCGCGGCGCGGTTCGGCGCGGTCGAGGCGGCAAGCGCACACGTCGCACAGGACGACCAGGCCTACGGTCTGTTGTGCGGGTGGATCTCCGCGGTCCTGGAAGGCCGGCACGTCCGGCAGGACGAGCTGGTCGCGTTCGTGGCGGAGAACCTGGCGCTGGCCGCGGCGTCCTTGCGCGCCACAGCCGACCACTACCTCGCGGCGGACGAGGGAACCGCCACTGCGCTGCGCCCGACCGGCGGCGAAGGGGCCGCGCGATGA